Proteins found in one Fulvitalea axinellae genomic segment:
- a CDS encoding DUF6702 family protein — translation MALALTHCIFLIFSHAFHVSVTDLSWNRESGRIEISTRVFIDDLEDAISKNREKKPDLLNNFESEGENIGRYISAHLSLKAKSKMLDLEYVGAEVEGDALWIYMQSQKVRKPKDLEVTNKVLMELFSDQQNIVHYTYEGQRKSLKLDKDQASGQFTF, via the coding sequence ATGGCCTTAGCACTGACACATTGCATTTTTTTGATATTCTCTCACGCATTTCATGTTTCCGTCACAGACTTGTCATGGAACCGGGAAAGCGGACGTATCGAGATCTCCACTCGGGTATTTATCGACGATCTAGAAGACGCTATATCCAAAAACCGGGAGAAAAAGCCTGATTTACTTAACAACTTTGAAAGCGAGGGCGAAAATATAGGCAGGTATATCTCAGCTCACCTTTCGCTAAAAGCTAAAAGCAAAATGCTGGACTTGGAGTATGTAGGCGCAGAAGTGGAAGGCGACGCCCTGTGGATTTATATGCAAAGCCAGAAAGTAAGAAAACCAAAAGACCTGGAAGTGACGAACAAAGTACTTATGGAACTCTTCTCAGACCAGCAAAACATTGTCCACTACACCTACGAGGGCCAACGCAAGAGCCTAAAACTAGATAAGGACCAAGCCTCCGGCCAATTCACTTTCTGA
- a CDS encoding 2'-5' RNA ligase family protein, with the protein MTEKRKDDNALYFVALIPGTPVREEVWALKEEIAERYQSKGALRSPAHITLHMPFKWREKKLETLTKTLGDVAGRTRNFSIQLTGFDFFEPRVIFVNVEKNEALNELQYDVAKAMRTNLNLLNADYKQRGFHPHMTIGFRDLKKAKFHEAKPAYQGREYERVFEADKLCLLKHNGERWEEFAEFPFRK; encoded by the coding sequence ATGACTGAAAAACGAAAAGACGACAATGCGCTTTATTTTGTGGCGCTGATCCCGGGGACACCGGTTAGGGAGGAAGTTTGGGCGTTGAAAGAAGAAATCGCGGAACGTTACCAATCCAAAGGGGCGTTGCGATCGCCCGCTCATATTACGCTTCATATGCCTTTTAAATGGAGGGAGAAAAAATTGGAAACATTAACGAAAACCTTGGGTGATGTGGCGGGGCGTACCCGGAATTTTTCTATTCAACTCACCGGTTTTGACTTTTTCGAGCCAAGAGTGATTTTTGTCAATGTAGAAAAAAACGAAGCTTTAAACGAGCTACAATACGATGTAGCCAAGGCCATGCGGACTAACCTTAATTTATTGAATGCGGACTATAAACAGCGAGGTTTTCATCCGCACATGACTATTGGTTTTCGGGATCTGAAAAAGGCGAAATTTCACGAGGCCAAGCCCGCATACCAAGGCCGGGAATATGAACGAGTTTTTGAGGCTGACAAGCTGTGTTTGCTCAAGCATAATGGCGAGCGTTGGGAGGAGTTTGCCGAATTCCCGTTCAGAAAGTGA
- a CDS encoding HupE/UreJ family protein: protein MSEFEIFFKLGIEHILDLNGYDHLLFIVALCTVYALKDWKKMFALATAFTLGHSITLALATFELVSFPSDIIEFLIPVTIIITAVVNLFRKESSPGPYPYSRANNGIGVSYFFATFFGLVHGLGFSNYLRSMLGKSSSITSELIAFNLGIEVAQLVIVLVFLLVSYILVSLGGIKRREWNVGVSSGVIALAVSLAVAAKFW, encoded by the coding sequence ATGTCGGAATTCGAAATTTTCTTTAAACTGGGCATTGAGCATATTCTTGATTTAAATGGATATGACCATCTACTTTTTATCGTCGCTTTGTGTACTGTGTACGCCTTGAAAGATTGGAAAAAAATGTTTGCCTTGGCAACGGCTTTTACGCTGGGGCACTCGATTACTTTGGCTTTGGCCACTTTCGAGCTTGTGAGCTTCCCGTCTGATATCATCGAATTCTTGATTCCCGTTACCATTATCATCACCGCGGTGGTGAATCTCTTTAGAAAAGAGTCCAGTCCTGGGCCGTATCCGTACTCAAGAGCAAATAACGGAATCGGTGTTTCTTACTTCTTCGCTACTTTTTTCGGTTTGGTCCACGGGTTGGGATTTTCGAACTATCTGCGAAGCATGTTGGGGAAATCGTCGAGCATAACTTCTGAGCTTATAGCCTTTAACTTAGGTATCGAAGTTGCGCAACTTGTGATTGTTCTCGTATTTCTGCTCGTTTCTTACATCCTGGTTTCTTTGGGTGGAATTAAGCGTAGGGAATGGAATGTTGGCGTCTCTTCAGGTGTAATAGCGCTGGCCGTTTCCTTGGCCGTAGCCGCAAAATTCTGGTAA